In Tachyglossus aculeatus isolate mTacAcu1 chromosome 10, mTacAcu1.pri, whole genome shotgun sequence, the following proteins share a genomic window:
- the LOC119933574 gene encoding gametocyte-specific factor 1-like: MNSYGDSLDPEKLVQCPYDKSHQIRACRFPYHLIKCRKNHPNIANQLATCPFNARHQVPQAEIGHHISNCDDKSCIEQDVASQSWNYQGEAQPVSSWQSPPCNEDWDKDLWESKNFIFVWGSTSTSTDSNLSSQVAQKSPLAGNVTHGTGSGGGGAIGGGGAIGGGGASGGGGAIGGGGASGGGGAIGGSGASGGGGAIGGSGASGGGGGSGSDGSGGGTASGGEPKSNLASGMRVPKSLPYALPWKTRGKTQ; encoded by the exons ATGAATTCATACG GAGACTCTCTGGATCCTGAAAAGCTAGTCCAATGCCCCTACGACAAGAGCCACCAGATCCGGGCATGCCGCTTCCCCTACCACCTTATCAAATGCAGAAAG AATCACCCGAACATTGCCAATCAGCTGGCTACCTGCCCCTTCAATGCCCGGCACCAGGTGCCCCAGGCAGAGATCGGTCACCACATCTCCAACTGTGACGACAAGAGCTGCATcgagcaggatgtgg CTAGCCAGTCGTGGAACTACCAGGGCGAAGCCCAGCCTGTAAGCAGCTGGCAGTCCCCACCATGCAATGAGGATTGGGATAAAG ACTTGTGGGAATCAAAGAATTTCATATTTGTCTGGGGCAGCACCAGCACCAGCACTGACAGCAATTTAAG cTCCCAAGTAGCCCAGAAGTCTCCTCTGGCTGGAAACGTGACCCACGGCACCGGGAG TGGTGGCGGTGGTGCCATTGGCGGCGGTGGTGCCATTGGCGGCGGTGGTGCCAGTGGTGGCGGTGGTGCCATTGGCGGCGGTGGTGCCAGTGGTGGCGGTGGTGCCATTGGCGGCAGTGGTGCCAGTGGTGGCGGTGGTGCCATTGGCGGCAGTGGTGCCAGTGGTGGCGGCGGTGGCAGCGGCAGTGATGGCAGCGGCGGTGGCACTGCCAGTGGCGGCGAGCCTAAAAGTAACCTGGCATCAGGGATGCGAGTGCCCAAATCCCTTCCTTACGCGCTGCCTTGGAAGACCC GTGGCAAAACACAGTAA